A genomic region of uncultured Paludibaculum sp. contains the following coding sequences:
- a CDS encoding acetylxylan esterase codes for MRFQPRLATTLTVFALFTIEAGAQTPPPTAPAAAKPPSVVAGFPVNYDEALAGNYTLPDVLKLANGKPVRNAKDWNTKRRPELVKLYEEQQFGKMPGRPTAMSFDVFDKGTPAMDGKALRKQVTVYFSADKNGPKEDIVIYVPAKATKPVPLLLCINFSPNASIFNDPGIKLGEMWNRDKKKVPAQRGAGLGRMNIDGLLEKGIGVAGIYYGDIDPDFLGGLPFGVRALYLKPGQTEPAADEWGTISAWAWGLSRAMDYLETEQSVDAKRVALYGVSRLGKTVLWAGVHDTRFALVVASCSGEGGAALSRRNFGETIAHMTAPSRYGYQFAANRAKYAEHPEQCPVDAHMLVALMAPRPVFLQTGDADLWSDPKGEFLAAVAAGPVYKLLGKQDLGTGQMPKAGEPIFHDIGYHMHAGGHGTIPSDWTPITEYLVKYLHP; via the coding sequence ATGCGATTCCAGCCCCGGCTCGCCACTACCCTTACCGTCTTCGCCTTGTTCACCATTGAAGCGGGTGCGCAGACCCCTCCTCCCACGGCTCCGGCGGCGGCGAAGCCTCCTTCGGTCGTGGCCGGATTTCCGGTCAACTATGATGAGGCGCTGGCGGGCAACTACACTCTGCCCGACGTGCTGAAGCTGGCCAACGGAAAGCCGGTGAGGAACGCCAAGGACTGGAATACCAAGCGCCGTCCGGAGCTCGTGAAGCTCTATGAAGAGCAGCAGTTCGGCAAGATGCCCGGCCGCCCCACAGCCATGAGCTTCGACGTCTTCGACAAGGGCACGCCGGCCATGGATGGTAAAGCGCTGCGCAAACAGGTGACCGTCTACTTCTCGGCGGACAAGAACGGTCCGAAGGAAGACATCGTCATCTACGTGCCGGCCAAGGCCACCAAACCCGTACCGCTGCTGCTGTGCATCAACTTCTCCCCGAACGCCTCCATCTTCAACGACCCCGGCATCAAACTGGGCGAGATGTGGAATCGCGACAAGAAGAAGGTGCCGGCCCAGCGCGGCGCCGGCCTGGGCCGCATGAATATCGACGGCCTGCTGGAGAAGGGCATTGGCGTGGCCGGCATCTACTACGGCGATATCGATCCCGACTTTCTGGGTGGCCTGCCCTTTGGAGTCCGTGCACTCTACCTGAAGCCCGGTCAGACGGAACCGGCGGCCGACGAATGGGGAACAATCAGCGCCTGGGCCTGGGGCCTGAGCCGCGCGATGGACTATCTGGAAACGGAGCAGTCAGTGGACGCAAAGCGAGTTGCGCTCTATGGCGTGTCGCGCCTCGGCAAGACCGTGCTGTGGGCGGGCGTCCACGACACTCGCTTCGCGCTGGTGGTGGCCAGTTGCTCCGGTGAGGGTGGAGCCGCATTGAGCCGCCGCAACTTCGGTGAGACTATTGCGCACATGACCGCGCCGTCGCGGTATGGCTACCAGTTCGCCGCCAATCGCGCCAAGTACGCCGAACATCCCGAACAGTGTCCGGTGGACGCTCATATGCTGGTCGCCCTGATGGCTCCGAGGCCGGTGTTCCTCCAGACCGGTGATGCGGATCTATGGTCCGATCCTAAAGGTGAGTTCCTGGCCGCTGTTGCCGCGGGGCCGGTCTACAAGCTGCTTGGTAAGCAGGACCTCGGCACCGGCCAGATGCCCAAGGCCGGTGAGCCCATCTTCCACGACATCGGGTACCACATGCATGCCGGGGGACATGGGACGATTCCCAGCGATTGGACGCCCATCACCGAGTACCTGGTGAAGTATCTGCATCCCTAA
- a CDS encoding Nif3-like dinuclear metal center hexameric protein: MSQERLSRREFGLFAAATATAQPAGLTAQQVVERIQKNVGVPWRSATIDTFKAGGPETVVKGIATTFMTTFEVLQRASAAGKNLIITHEPTFYSHTDVVTQLTEDPVYQRKREFIEKNQLVVWRFHDHWHMRKPDPVTTGLIQDLGWTKYLSEKDPRMCVLPELTLGQLAQQMQKSMKSRTMRVVGDPKTKVSRVVLYPGASNPMFAVKLNPESEVFVGGESTEWEGGAYARDVITAGLRKGVIFLGHEVSEEPGMRLCADWLKTFVPEVPVEWISAGEPFWRPAA, from the coding sequence ATGTCTCAGGAACGCCTCAGCCGCAGGGAGTTCGGCTTGTTCGCGGCAGCCACCGCAACCGCGCAGCCCGCCGGCCTGACCGCACAACAAGTGGTGGAGCGCATCCAGAAGAACGTCGGAGTCCCCTGGCGCTCGGCGACCATCGACACGTTCAAGGCGGGCGGTCCCGAGACCGTGGTGAAGGGCATTGCCACGACCTTCATGACGACCTTTGAGGTTCTGCAGCGAGCCTCGGCAGCCGGGAAGAACCTGATCATTACCCACGAGCCGACGTTCTATTCGCATACCGACGTCGTGACGCAATTGACCGAGGATCCGGTGTACCAGCGCAAACGCGAGTTCATTGAGAAGAACCAGCTTGTGGTCTGGCGCTTCCACGACCACTGGCACATGCGCAAGCCGGACCCGGTCACCACCGGCCTGATCCAGGATCTGGGCTGGACGAAGTACCTGTCCGAGAAGGATCCACGGATGTGCGTGCTGCCCGAGTTGACGCTGGGCCAACTGGCGCAGCAGATGCAGAAGAGCATGAAGTCGCGGACCATGCGAGTCGTCGGTGATCCAAAGACCAAGGTGAGCCGAGTCGTCTTATATCCAGGCGCCAGCAATCCGATGTTCGCGGTGAAGCTGAACCCTGAATCGGAAGTCTTTGTCGGAGGCGAGTCGACCGAGTGGGAAGGCGGAGCTTATGCCCGCGATGTCATTACCGCCGGCCTCCGCAAAGGCGTCATCTTCCTGGGACACGAAGTGTCCGAAGAGCCGGGCATGCGGCTATGCGCGGACTGGCTGAAGACGTTTGTCCCGGAGGTTCCGGTGGAGTGGATCTCTGCCGGCGAACCGTTCTGGCGCCCTGCTGCCTGA
- a CDS encoding L,D-transpeptidase translates to MEHKEYGHGQFSRLLAVVMLAAAQSRAAENAGTAQRIVVSIPDRKLALVEDGVVVKIYDVAVGKTTTPSPTGTFEVVNRIPNPTWYGPAKVVGPGKTNPVGTRWMGLSAKGYGIHGTNRPDSIGKAASKGCIRMRNEDVEELFELVRVGATVELSVETSELFQPKGDHLNVVAQVPLDGDRSIVAAGGGDHPRP, encoded by the coding sequence ATGGAACACAAGGAATACGGACACGGACAGTTCAGCCGCCTGTTGGCGGTGGTGATGCTGGCAGCGGCGCAGTCGCGCGCCGCCGAGAATGCGGGCACGGCTCAGCGGATTGTGGTCAGTATCCCGGACCGCAAGCTGGCCCTGGTGGAAGACGGCGTGGTGGTGAAGATCTACGATGTCGCGGTTGGCAAGACCACGACGCCCAGCCCCACCGGCACGTTTGAGGTCGTCAATCGCATTCCGAATCCCACCTGGTACGGGCCGGCGAAGGTCGTGGGTCCGGGCAAGACCAATCCGGTGGGCACCCGCTGGATGGGCCTGAGCGCCAAGGGTTACGGCATCCACGGCACCAACCGGCCCGACTCCATCGGCAAGGCTGCTTCCAAAGGCTGCATCCGTATGCGCAACGAAGACGTGGAAGAGCTGTTTGAGCTCGTGCGCGTCGGCGCCACGGTCGAACTGTCCGTCGAGACTTCCGAGTTGTTCCAACCCAAAGGAGACCACCTCAATGTTGTTGCTCAAGTACCTCTTGATGGCGACCGGAGCATCGTTGCTGCTGGCGGCGGCGATCATCCTCGTCCATGA
- a CDS encoding SPFH domain-containing protein, protein MLLLKYLLMATGASLLLAAAIILVHDLYLLLKVRREEPAEGEVETAGALEPARPIRWRLGLRLAILAVPPVLIALSILVIPSGSAGIRVSQISGPLPGTLYPGVHAVTPMIDSVVLYNIRESVFTAAASDDPKKKPEGLRSQSKEGLNVSLAVTVRYRLDPNQLYKIHTSLPELVGEDVVAPVVTSAFRELTTNYSIRDLFAGKRDEVRQIAAGRIAKRLSADGIVVKEVILRDVQLPAEYARGLEAMLLKEQENERLTVELEAKEKEVKVAQMEASSQRDIAIKEAEGQAQAKLLDSRAESERQKLLAEAEEVRIRRVASANSEKMRLEAVVLKENPMLIQKIIAERLSDKVQIMMIPADVKNFFATDVLRSAMTGHSAQ, encoded by the coding sequence ATGTTGTTGCTCAAGTACCTCTTGATGGCGACCGGAGCATCGTTGCTGCTGGCGGCGGCGATCATCCTCGTCCATGACCTTTATCTGCTGCTCAAAGTCCGCCGCGAGGAACCCGCGGAAGGTGAAGTAGAAACGGCGGGGGCATTGGAACCCGCTCGCCCTATCCGGTGGCGGCTCGGCCTGCGCCTGGCTATCCTGGCCGTCCCGCCGGTGTTGATCGCGCTGAGTATCCTCGTGATCCCCAGCGGCTCCGCCGGCATCCGCGTCAGCCAGATCTCCGGGCCGCTGCCCGGTACACTATATCCCGGCGTCCACGCCGTAACACCCATGATCGATAGCGTCGTGCTCTACAACATCCGCGAGAGCGTGTTCACCGCCGCCGCCTCTGACGATCCGAAGAAGAAGCCGGAGGGGCTGCGCTCGCAGAGCAAGGAGGGACTGAACGTGAGCCTGGCCGTGACAGTGCGCTACCGCCTGGACCCAAACCAACTCTACAAAATCCATACCTCGCTACCAGAATTGGTGGGCGAAGACGTAGTCGCACCAGTCGTTACCAGCGCGTTCCGCGAGCTCACTACCAACTACTCGATACGCGACCTCTTCGCCGGCAAACGCGACGAAGTCCGCCAGATCGCAGCCGGCCGCATCGCCAAGCGCCTTTCGGCGGATGGCATCGTGGTGAAGGAAGTGATCCTGCGCGACGTGCAGTTACCCGCCGAATATGCTCGCGGCCTGGAAGCCATGCTTTTGAAGGAGCAGGAGAACGAAAGGCTCACCGTGGAGTTGGAGGCCAAGGAGAAAGAGGTAAAGGTCGCACAGATGGAAGCATCCAGCCAGCGCGACATCGCCATCAAGGAAGCCGAGGGGCAGGCGCAAGCGAAACTGCTGGACAGCCGAGCCGAATCGGAGCGCCAGAAACTGCTGGCCGAAGCCGAAGAGGTGCGCATTCGGCGCGTAGCCTCGGCCAATTCGGAGAAAATGCGATTGGAAGCCGTGGTGCTGAAGGAGAATCCCATGTTGATTCAGAAGATCATCGCCGAACGGCTGTCTGACAAGGTGCAGATCATGATGATCCCCGCCGATGTGAAGAACTTCTTCGCCACCGATGTACTGCGGAGCGCCATGACAGGGCATTCCGCGCAATGA
- a CDS encoding ABC transporter substrate-binding protein, protein MQRIALLWIAAASLLAAGQRPHYGGTLRIEIRAVVRNLDPTDIAVEPTEAAAKEQLTGQMYETLVRLDDRGEPQPWLATSWIHDTARKKWVFTARPKVQFQNGVVWAPPGGVISIADDRPIEQLLRDLARPKNAVVIRGSDGALVGTGPFKLGQFEPNASIVLAAHENYWGGRPFLDSIEIRMGRPLREQALDFEMGRADITEIPITEVRRARQRSSIVLQSPLVETLAIVFDNAATPAQWEAVALSLDRGAIQGVLLQKWGEASGALAPQWLSGYAFVFPTERDVVKAKQLATGSGPLSFTYDRQDPVLQSVAERIALNAAEAGLTLRNTPGGPGLRLIRLRVTQPDLEWTLDQFALALPPAQRTGSGWEREQALLEGFRVIPIVHLPASYLVSPRVRQWNPAVRWTLADVWLPEARP, encoded by the coding sequence ATGCAGCGTATAGCCTTACTCTGGATTGCAGCCGCTAGCCTGCTGGCCGCGGGGCAGCGGCCACATTACGGCGGAACCCTGCGGATCGAAATCCGCGCCGTGGTGCGCAATCTCGACCCTACCGACATCGCCGTGGAACCCACAGAGGCTGCCGCCAAGGAACAGTTGACAGGCCAGATGTATGAGACCCTCGTGCGGCTGGACGATCGGGGCGAACCTCAGCCATGGCTAGCCACTTCCTGGATCCACGACACGGCGCGGAAGAAGTGGGTATTCACGGCGCGGCCGAAAGTCCAGTTTCAGAATGGAGTGGTGTGGGCGCCTCCGGGAGGCGTCATCAGCATTGCCGACGACCGGCCGATTGAGCAGCTCCTTCGGGATCTGGCCCGGCCGAAGAATGCAGTGGTGATCCGCGGATCAGACGGAGCGCTGGTGGGCACCGGCCCGTTCAAGCTGGGCCAGTTTGAGCCCAACGCAAGCATCGTGCTTGCGGCGCACGAGAACTATTGGGGCGGCCGTCCCTTTCTCGATTCCATAGAGATCCGCATGGGCCGGCCGCTGCGCGAACAGGCGCTCGACTTCGAGATGGGCCGCGCCGATATCACGGAGATCCCCATCACCGAGGTGCGGAGGGCCCGCCAGCGAAGCAGCATCGTGCTGCAGTCGCCGCTGGTGGAGACGCTTGCCATCGTATTTGACAATGCCGCCACACCCGCGCAGTGGGAGGCGGTGGCCTTGTCCCTGGATCGGGGCGCCATTCAAGGAGTCCTCCTTCAGAAATGGGGCGAGGCGAGCGGCGCCCTGGCTCCGCAATGGCTGAGCGGCTATGCATTTGTCTTTCCGACAGAACGGGATGTCGTCAAAGCCAAACAACTGGCGACGGGCTCGGGTCCGCTGTCGTTCACTTACGATCGTCAGGATCCTGTCCTGCAGAGTGTGGCGGAGCGAATCGCGTTGAATGCGGCGGAGGCGGGACTCACGCTGCGGAACACTCCGGGCGGCCCCGGACTGCGCCTGATCCGCCTGCGCGTCACCCAGCCCGATCTCGAGTGGACACTCGACCAGTTCGCCCTGGCCCTGCCGCCGGCACAACGGACCGGCAGCGGATGGGAGCGGGAGCAGGCTCTGCTGGAGGGCTTCCGGGTGATTCCAATCGTGCATCTGCCGGCCTCTTATCTGGTAAGCCCGCGTGTGAGGCAATGGAACCCGGCCGTACGCTGGACGCTGGCTGACGTGTGGCTGCCCGAGGCGCGTCCATGA
- a CDS encoding ATP-binding protein has product MTFRTKLLLITSLTVTGSVALATGAISLWTRLTFERMDLDRRQTALRQFEKDLSTRGQEVAARVQKAAASETALRVAIEANRPSPDLSLLLNDARTLAETQSLDFLDLVQPDLSILSSAHWPARFGYKNDWAGAESGRTSPDPFLTRVPTQEGSAAALAAVRTVNAGEKKIFVLGAERLNPSFLASIGASPGTRAVLWLSAQEVFDASGPLAHGDRLAQLAAEVERTGKPANATIQWEASNESTEALQAMPFLSGGKVVGVLFIGTSLREQIRLQRSILWTGLLVGASGILLGLLTGLWTTERVTRPVKLLAAGAKAVAGGDLNAQVTITPGDEIGDLAESFNAMTVQLSEQRARAIQAERVAAWRELARRLAHELKNPLFPLQITVENLRKARAQHPQQFEEVFEQCTSTLLAELGNLRGIVDRFSDFAKMPQPTKGPAELNDVVRGVVRLFEAQFAARTTAPIELALQLSTEPLPVQLDQEQMGRALKNLVLNAMDAMPAGGTLRIRTAQAGDSVSLEVADSGQGLTQEECERLFTPYYTTKRHGTGLGLAIVQSVVSDHQGKISVTSEPGKGACFLITLPAGRVE; this is encoded by the coding sequence ATGACTTTCCGCACAAAGCTCCTGCTCATCACTTCGCTCACCGTCACGGGTAGTGTTGCGCTGGCGACAGGCGCGATCTCCCTGTGGACCCGGTTGACGTTTGAGCGGATGGACCTGGACCGGCGCCAGACCGCCCTGCGCCAGTTCGAGAAAGACCTTTCAACCCGTGGCCAGGAAGTGGCGGCACGGGTCCAGAAGGCAGCCGCATCGGAGACGGCACTGCGTGTCGCCATTGAAGCAAACCGGCCGTCGCCCGACCTGTCGCTGCTGCTGAACGACGCGCGCACGCTGGCCGAGACACAGAGCCTCGACTTCCTGGATCTGGTTCAGCCCGACCTCTCCATCCTCTCGTCCGCGCACTGGCCCGCCCGCTTCGGCTACAAGAACGACTGGGCCGGCGCCGAGAGCGGCCGGACTTCACCGGATCCGTTCCTCACTAGAGTGCCTACGCAGGAAGGCAGCGCGGCCGCACTGGCCGCGGTCCGAACGGTGAATGCGGGCGAGAAGAAGATCTTTGTCCTGGGCGCCGAGCGATTGAACCCCTCGTTCCTGGCCTCCATCGGCGCGAGTCCCGGCACCCGCGCCGTGCTGTGGCTCTCGGCCCAGGAGGTGTTCGACGCGAGCGGGCCGCTGGCCCATGGAGACCGGCTGGCCCAACTGGCGGCCGAGGTTGAGCGCACCGGCAAGCCCGCCAACGCCACCATCCAATGGGAGGCGTCCAATGAGAGCACCGAAGCCCTGCAGGCGATGCCCTTCCTGAGCGGAGGCAAGGTGGTGGGCGTCCTCTTTATCGGCACTTCCCTGCGGGAGCAGATCCGCCTGCAGCGCTCGATCCTGTGGACCGGCCTGCTGGTGGGCGCCTCGGGCATTCTGCTGGGGCTGCTCACAGGACTCTGGACCACGGAACGAGTGACGCGCCCCGTGAAGTTGCTTGCCGCTGGCGCCAAAGCGGTGGCCGGTGGGGACCTGAACGCCCAGGTGACCATCACGCCTGGAGACGAGATCGGCGACCTGGCCGAGTCATTCAACGCCATGACCGTGCAACTCTCGGAACAGCGGGCGCGTGCCATCCAGGCAGAACGCGTGGCAGCCTGGCGCGAGTTGGCCCGGCGCCTGGCCCACGAGTTGAAGAACCCGCTCTTCCCCCTGCAAATCACGGTGGAGAATCTGCGCAAGGCGCGTGCCCAGCATCCGCAGCAGTTCGAAGAGGTCTTTGAGCAGTGTACATCGACGCTGCTCGCCGAGCTCGGCAATCTGCGCGGCATCGTCGACCGCTTCAGCGACTTCGCCAAGATGCCCCAGCCCACAAAGGGACCGGCTGAGTTGAACGACGTAGTGCGCGGGGTCGTGCGGTTGTTCGAGGCCCAGTTTGCCGCAAGAACCACGGCTCCGATCGAACTCGCCCTGCAGCTCTCCACTGAGCCCCTGCCGGTGCAACTCGACCAGGAGCAGATGGGCCGTGCGTTGAAGAACCTGGTGCTGAACGCGATGGACGCGATGCCGGCAGGCGGGACACTCCGGATCCGCACGGCGCAGGCCGGAGACAGCGTGTCCCTGGAAGTAGCGGATAGCGGCCAGGGCCTGACGCAGGAGGAGTGCGAGCGCCTGTTCACGCCTTACTACACGACGAAACGCCACGGCACGGGGCTTGGGCTGGCCATCGTGCAAAGCGTCGTCAGCGACCATCAGGGTAAGATCAGCGTGACCAGCGAGCCGGGCAAGGGAGCCTGCTTCCTGATCACACTACCCGCCGGGAGGGTCGAGTGA
- a CDS encoding sigma-54 dependent transcriptional regulator, which produces MSHLLIVDDEANTLASLSLAFRLAGHQTTLADSAQRALECVRTQVFDLILSDVVMPDKDGIALLEEIRGLGISTPVIMVSGQATVDMAVRATKLGALDFLEKPLSTDRLLLALDNAMKLTRLEAENRELRQRVGRHEIVWKSDAMRRVMTQVERVATGESRVCILGETGTGKELIARAVHEKSHRRGGPFITLNCAAVPQELIESELFGHEKGSFTGATSRQLGKFEQAHGGTLFLDEIGDMPAVMQAKFLRVLEEGEIERIGSSSTVRVDVRVVVATHRNLEEQVRAGSFRQDLFHRIYVIPVQLPPLRDRKGDIPVLVEHLAAQISQQNGWRVRGFTSGALQALEGYSWPGNVRELRNAVERALLLAEGEVDEEAVRLCLPHSREAGAATGTLAARMDAFEKETILQELKRQQYNMTETARALGLERSHLYKKCAQAGIEVESLRKGQ; this is translated from the coding sequence GTGAGCCACCTGCTGATTGTCGACGACGAAGCCAACACCCTGGCTTCGCTCTCCCTCGCCTTCCGCCTGGCCGGCCACCAGACGACACTCGCAGACAGTGCGCAGCGCGCGCTGGAGTGTGTCCGCACCCAGGTCTTCGACCTGATCCTCTCGGATGTCGTGATGCCGGACAAGGACGGCATTGCCCTGCTGGAGGAGATCCGGGGCCTGGGCATCTCGACACCGGTGATCATGGTCTCCGGCCAGGCGACGGTCGACATGGCGGTCAGAGCCACGAAACTGGGCGCGCTCGACTTCCTGGAAAAGCCGCTCTCCACGGACCGCCTGCTGCTGGCGCTCGACAACGCGATGAAGCTGACCCGGCTGGAAGCCGAGAACCGTGAATTGCGGCAGCGCGTGGGCCGGCACGAGATTGTGTGGAAGAGCGATGCGATGCGGCGAGTGATGACCCAGGTGGAACGGGTGGCCACCGGCGAGTCGCGTGTCTGCATTCTGGGCGAAACCGGAACCGGCAAGGAGCTCATCGCCCGCGCCGTCCACGAGAAGAGCCACCGCCGCGGCGGCCCCTTCATTACCCTGAACTGTGCGGCCGTGCCCCAGGAGTTGATCGAGTCGGAACTGTTCGGCCACGAGAAGGGCTCATTCACTGGGGCCACCTCGCGCCAGTTGGGCAAGTTCGAACAGGCTCACGGGGGCACCCTGTTCCTCGACGAGATCGGCGACATGCCGGCCGTCATGCAGGCGAAGTTCCTGCGGGTGCTGGAAGAGGGAGAGATTGAGCGCATCGGCTCCAGCAGCACCGTGCGCGTGGACGTGCGGGTGGTCGTGGCCACGCATCGCAATCTGGAGGAGCAGGTGCGGGCGGGGAGTTTCCGCCAGGATCTCTTCCACCGAATCTACGTCATCCCCGTTCAACTGCCGCCGCTACGCGACCGCAAGGGCGACATCCCTGTGCTGGTGGAGCATCTGGCGGCGCAGATCAGCCAGCAGAATGGGTGGCGCGTGCGAGGCTTTACCAGCGGGGCTCTGCAGGCGCTGGAGGGCTACTCCTGGCCAGGCAACGTACGCGAGCTGCGCAATGCCGTGGAACGGGCTCTGCTCCTGGCCGAGGGTGAGGTGGATGAGGAGGCCGTACGCCTCTGCCTGCCGCATTCGAGAGAAGCCGGTGCGGCGACGGGTACACTGGCCGCCCGCATGGACGCTTTCGAGAAGGAGACCATCCTGCAGGAGTTGAAGCGCCAGCAATACAACATGACCGAAACGGCGCGGGCCCTGGGCCTGGAACGAAGCCATCTCTACAAGAAGTGCGCGCAGGCGGGCATCGAGGTGGAGTCGCTGCGCAAGGGGCAGTAG
- a CDS encoding VOC family protein codes for MTSSQPEESKQPAKVEQRGRILGIGGVFLKSANRDQMREWYSKHLGLADTGHGVMLPWREHEDPQKEQVTVWTLFPASSDYFGPAPVMINYIVDDMDALLDRLKQEGVKIDPKRMDESYGRFAWIYDLDGNKIELWQPSPTP; via the coding sequence GTGACATCTTCGCAGCCTGAAGAATCGAAGCAGCCGGCCAAGGTGGAGCAACGCGGGCGCATATTGGGAATCGGCGGTGTTTTCCTCAAATCCGCCAATCGCGATCAGATGCGGGAATGGTATTCGAAGCATCTCGGGCTCGCGGACACAGGCCACGGCGTAATGCTGCCGTGGCGCGAACACGAGGACCCGCAAAAGGAACAGGTCACAGTCTGGACTCTTTTCCCCGCCTCCTCTGACTATTTCGGTCCCGCACCGGTCATGATCAACTACATCGTGGACGACATGGACGCCTTGCTCGACCGCTTAAAACAAGAGGGAGTGAAGATAGACCCGAAACGGATGGATGAATCCTACGGCCGCTTTGCCTGGATCTATGACCTGGATGGAAACAAGATCGAGCTCTGGCAGCCGTCCCCCACACCGTAG
- a CDS encoding pirin family protein — protein sequence MSDFKKLTGVHGSGSTHWVGDGFPVRNLFPSNGLNGEVSPFLMLDYAGPRRFEPSTKPRGVGEHPHRGFETVTIAYQGSVEHRDSAGNSGVIGPGDVQWMTAASGVVHEEMHEAEFTKKGGIFEMVQLWVNLPAKEKMSKPRYQGIESAQIPVVELGEGSVARIIAGSWADAKGAARTVTPVELFDLRLKAGAKVEIPVPEGHNAAVVLLRGGVTLNGEKTVKGEAQIATFSTRGGLIAVEALEDTTLLILGGEPINEPVASYGPFVMNTREQIMQAIEDFNAGRMGRLS from the coding sequence ATGAGCGACTTCAAAAAACTGACTGGTGTCCATGGCTCCGGGTCCACCCACTGGGTCGGCGATGGTTTCCCGGTACGCAATCTATTTCCTTCGAACGGCCTGAACGGCGAAGTGAGCCCGTTCCTGATGCTGGACTACGCCGGCCCGAGGAGGTTTGAACCTTCCACGAAGCCGAGAGGAGTGGGCGAGCATCCCCACCGGGGCTTCGAGACGGTGACGATTGCCTACCAGGGTTCGGTGGAGCACCGCGATTCCGCTGGCAACTCGGGCGTGATTGGACCGGGCGACGTCCAGTGGATGACCGCTGCTTCCGGTGTGGTCCACGAGGAGATGCACGAGGCTGAGTTCACGAAGAAAGGCGGCATCTTTGAGATGGTGCAGCTTTGGGTGAATCTGCCGGCCAAGGAGAAGATGTCGAAACCGCGCTACCAGGGCATCGAGAGCGCACAGATCCCGGTGGTCGAGCTCGGCGAAGGTTCCGTCGCCCGCATCATCGCCGGATCATGGGCGGATGCGAAGGGTGCGGCCCGGACGGTCACTCCGGTGGAGCTGTTCGATCTGCGGCTGAAGGCGGGCGCCAAGGTCGAAATCCCCGTGCCTGAGGGCCACAACGCCGCGGTCGTGCTGTTGCGCGGTGGCGTGACTTTGAACGGAGAGAAGACCGTCAAGGGTGAGGCGCAGATCGCGACCTTCTCCACGCGTGGCGGACTGATTGCGGTGGAGGCCCTGGAGGACACGACCTTGCTGATCCTGGGCGGCGAGCCCATCAACGAGCCCGTGGCCAGCTACGGCCCCTTCGTGATGAACACCCGCGAGCAGATCATGCAGGCGATTGAGGACTTCAACGCCGGCAGGATGGGGCGTCTGAGCTAA
- a CDS encoding MarR family transcriptional regulator, whose protein sequence is MQNSNPTESKALAVHLWLVLSRASHVIEMHAVRSIESMGVGKSDFAVLEALLHKGPLPVNLLGRKVLLTSGSITTAVDRLEERGYVQRCNDAKDRRARIVSLTQAGSELAEKLFAAHAEDMECAAAVISEEEQETLIQLLRKLGLGAGALLRPPS, encoded by the coding sequence ATGCAGAACAGCAACCCGACCGAATCAAAGGCCCTGGCGGTTCATCTCTGGCTGGTCCTCTCGCGGGCGTCGCATGTCATTGAGATGCACGCGGTGAGAAGCATTGAGTCGATGGGCGTCGGAAAGAGCGATTTCGCGGTGCTTGAGGCGCTGCTGCACAAGGGTCCGCTGCCGGTGAATCTTCTGGGCAGGAAGGTGCTGCTGACCAGCGGCTCCATCACCACGGCGGTGGACCGCCTGGAGGAGCGCGGCTACGTCCAGCGCTGCAACGACGCGAAGGACCGCCGGGCTCGCATCGTCTCGCTGACGCAGGCTGGCTCGGAGCTCGCGGAGAAACTCTTCGCCGCGCACGCCGAGGATATGGAATGCGCGGCCGCGGTGATTTCCGAAGAAGAGCAGGAGACGCTGATCCAACTGCTGCGCAAGCTGGGGCTGGGAGCCGGGGCGTTGCTGCGCCCGCCCTCTTAG
- a CDS encoding DinB family protein, with protein MLDIKKRFRRFSTTAGCVLHSTPMNPYASFTSGGDPQQIIAGTPARLQELFTKLGPDRANLAPAEGKWSAREILCHLADTEIVFAFRLRQSVSDDHHVIQPFDQDRWAASYTPYSIEGALATFTAVRQWNVAFIASVPAADFSKLLTHPERGTMSFGVLVETMAGHDVNHIQQIEAIAAR; from the coding sequence ATGCTTGATATCAAGAAAAGATTCAGACGCTTCAGCACCACCGCCGGGTGTGTGCTACATTCGACCCCTATGAACCCCTATGCTTCCTTCACAAGCGGGGGCGATCCCCAGCAGATTATTGCCGGGACGCCTGCGCGGCTACAGGAGTTGTTCACCAAACTGGGACCGGATCGCGCGAACCTCGCACCGGCTGAGGGCAAATGGAGCGCTCGGGAGATCCTGTGTCATCTGGCAGACACCGAGATCGTCTTCGCCTTTCGTTTGCGACAATCCGTTTCGGACGACCATCACGTGATCCAGCCCTTCGACCAGGATCGCTGGGCCGCGTCCTACACTCCTTATTCAATCGAAGGCGCGCTAGCGACCTTCACCGCGGTCCGGCAATGGAATGTAGCCTTTATCGCGTCTGTGCCGGCCGCTGACTTCTCGAAGCTGCTGACGCACCCGGAGCGAGGCACGATGTCATTCGGGGTTCTTGTAGAAACGATGGCGGGGCACGACGTCAATCACATCCAGCAGATTGAGGCGATCGCGGCGCGCTGA